Part of the Cohnella candidum genome, AGCCGCTTCGCGAGCGGCTGAACGAATTGGAGGAATACGTCCGGGCGTTCATTTCCATGTTCAACGAGAAATATGGAAAGCAGATCGTGGGCGTTCGTCCGGAGGTTTGGGAATTGCTGCGTGCGAGAACGTGGCCGGGGAACCTGATCGAGCTTCGGGATACAATGGAGGAGGCCGTACGCGAAGCGCAAGGCGAATATATCGAACGTGTCGATGTGGAGATGAAAGCGGACGCCGCAGTAACACCGGTCCTCTCCGCCGGGATCCCGGCATTCGATTTGAACCGGTCATTGGACGAGATCGAGAGAGACATCATTCGGTATGTGTTGGAAGAGGAAGGCATGAATCAGTCGAAGGCCGCGAAAAGGCTCAAAATTAATCGCACGACGCTGTGGCGCAAAGTCAAAGGCGAAGAGTGAAGATCCGGGCAATGCCCTGCGTGATCCTGGCGGATCGCGCGGGGCATTATTTTTGTCTAGTTGTTTAAAAATGCAACACTTATTAAAATTTTAAAAATGTTTAAAAATAATGTTGCAAATTTATTAACATGAACTATAATAAACCTATGTAAGCGGATACACCTAAAACAATATCCGCATTACAGGATATTTTGGTTAATTTTGCAACACACTTGAAGGCGCATTTCACATCCGCTCTAAAGGAGGAAGTTCAGCGTGTTTTCAGGGAAAAAAGGGTCAATATGGATTTTAGCTCTCGCCATCACGTTGCTTTTATCGGCATGCAATAAGTCGGGTTCAGAGGCTTCGCCATCCGGGTCGGCCTCATCCTCTACGGATGCCGGGAAAGAGAAAATCAAGTTTTCGTACATGATGGCCGGCAAGTACATCAACTGGCTCAAAGATCTCAAGTGGTACCCCGAAGCTCTGAAGAGAACCAATGCCGAGATCGAATTGGTCAACGGCGGCGACGACGACAGTGCCTATTCCAAGGGCCTCGACACGAAGCTGATGTCGGGCGACCTTCCGGACGCAATGATCGTGACGCTCTCCCAAGCGGAAGTTTACGGTTCTCAAGGCTTGTTCTTGAACCTGAAGGATCTGATCAAGAAAGACGCGCCCAACATCCAAAAATTCATCGACTCGGATGAAGCGTACAAATCGCTGATCACGGCTTCCGACGGAAACATTTACGGATTCCCGCAGCAATATCCGATCATCACGAACGTGCCCTTCTACCGTGCCGACATGTTCGAGAAAGCGGGCATCACGAGCAACCCGAAGACGATCCAGGAATTCACGGACGATCTCAAGAAATTGAAAGCCGCTTATCCTTCGTCCGACTTCTATCCGTTCACCGGACGCGACGGCTATATCAAGTTCACGGAAGCGTTCCTCGCGAAAGACAACATCGACGAGAACGGCAAAGTACACGGCATCTACAACGTGGGCAAGAACTACGACCTGATGGCGCCGGGCTTTAAGGACCTGATCCAGTGGTACAACACGCTGTACATCGAGAAGCTGATCGATCCGGAGTGGGTGCTCGGCACGCAGACCGAGGAATCCTGGCAGACGAAGATGCTGACCGGCAAAGGCGCCGTCTCCTACGACTTCTTCACCCGTCCGTCCTGGTTCATGAATAACGGCGGTCCCCAGAACGATCCGAAGTACAGCATCAAGGTCATGGACGCGTTGAACGATTCCCAAGGCAATCCGTCCAAAGTTCCGATGGCCGAGCAGCGTTACCGCGAAGACCGCGTGTTCGTCATCAACGCCAAATCGGAGGATAAAGCGGCGCAAATCCTGAAGTTCATGGATTACCTGTTCTCCGACGAAGGCCGCACGCTGATGGATTATGGCGTGGAAGGCCAATCCTTCAAGACGAATGGCGATAAGAAGGAATTCATCGTCAAATTCGAGGAAGAAGGCAACAAGCCGCTCGGCACGCCGGTGTGGAACTTCCTGCAGGACCGCTTGTCGTTCCCGGTACCGTCCAACGACGCTGCTTACTATGACTGGATGGATCCGCTTACGAAATCGTTCGCCGCGGACTTCTTCGGCAAATACGCCGCCGTTTCGTACCAGATCAAATACTCGACCGACCAGCTGAAGGAACGTTCCGAATTGATCGCGAACGTACAGCCCGTGATCGAC contains:
- a CDS encoding extracellular solute-binding protein produces the protein MFSGKKGSIWILALAITLLLSACNKSGSEASPSGSASSSTDAGKEKIKFSYMMAGKYINWLKDLKWYPEALKRTNAEIELVNGGDDDSAYSKGLDTKLMSGDLPDAMIVTLSQAEVYGSQGLFLNLKDLIKKDAPNIQKFIDSDEAYKSLITASDGNIYGFPQQYPIITNVPFYRADMFEKAGITSNPKTIQEFTDDLKKLKAAYPSSDFYPFTGRDGYIKFTEAFLAKDNIDENGKVHGIYNVGKNYDLMAPGFKDLIQWYNTLYIEKLIDPEWVLGTQTEESWQTKMLTGKGAVSYDFFTRPSWFMNNGGPQNDPKYSIKVMDALNDSQGNPSKVPMAEQRYREDRVFVINAKSEDKAAQILKFMDYLFSDEGRTLMDYGVEGQSFKTNGDKKEFIVKFEEEGNKPLGTPVWNFLQDRLSFPVPSNDAAYYDWMDPLTKSFAADFFGKYAAVSYQIKYSTDQLKERSELIANVQPVIDANLVKFITGKRPMSEWDAFLKEADAQGYSKIVAIDQAAYDAAKK